In Girardinichthys multiradiatus isolate DD_20200921_A chromosome 18, DD_fGirMul_XY1, whole genome shotgun sequence, a single window of DNA contains:
- the LOC124883867 gene encoding heterogeneous nuclear ribonucleoprotein L-like isoform X2 yields the protein MATATSRYYSEDGRATKRQKTDGMATGYEDPHKTLPSVVVHVRGLMDGVTEADLVEALQEFGAISYVVVMPNKRQALVEYEDMNGSSTAVTYAADNQVYIAGHPAFINYSTSKKISRPGDSDDSRSVNNVLLFTIMNPIYPITTDVLFTICNNCGPVQRIVIFRKNGVQAMVEFDSVQSAQRAKASLNGADIYSGCCTLKIEYAKPTRLNVFKNDQDTWDYTNPNLGGPDGDADGNGSSADVNANPNKRQRQPALLGDHPPEYGGGYHGYDESYGSPPYEGRRMGPPMRGRGGRSYGTGYGPPPPPPGEYGAHADSPVVMAYGLDTAKMNADRVFNIFCLYGNVERVKFMKSKPGAAMVEMGDCYAVDRAITHLNNNFLFGQKLNVCVSKQQAIVPGQCYELEDGTSSFKDFHGSRNNRFASPEQAAKNRIQHPSNVLHFFNAQPDVTPEIFSQICEELGVKSPINVKMFTGKSGAAPSDRSASGLLEWESINDAMEALALMNHYQMKNPGVGGQASKGSTKGGPYPYTLKLCFSTVQHAN from the exons ATGGCTACTGCAACGAGCCGTTACTACAGCGAAGACGGCAGGGCAACAAAACGACAGAAAACCGACGGAATGGCCACG GGATACGAAGACCCACACAAGACGCTTCCTTCAGTGGTGGTACACGTCCGGGGGCTGATGGACGGAGTCACCGAGGCTGACCTTGTCGAGGCCTTACAGGAATTTGGAGCCATCAG TTATGTGGTTGTAATGCCAAACAAGCGCCAGGCTCTGGTGGAGTATGAGGACATGAATGGATCATCTACAGCCGTCACCTACGCTGCAGACAACCAGGTTTACATCGCTGGACACCCAGCCTTCATCAACTATTCTACCAGCAAGAAGATTTCTAGACCGGGAGACTCGGACGACTCGAGGAGCGTGAACAACGTTCTACTCTTCACCATCATGAACCCCATCTACCCCATCACCACG GACGTCCTCTTCACCATCTGCAACAACTGTGGACCCGTCCAGAGAATTGTCATCTTCAGGAAGAACGGCGTCCAGGCCATGGTTGA ATTTGACTCTGTGCAGAGTGCACAGCGGGCCAAGGCGTCCCTCAACGGAGCAGACATTTACTCTGGCTGCTGCACTCTGAAGATCGAGTATGCAAAG CCCACCCGCCTGAATGTGTTCAAGAATGACCAAGACACCTGGGACTACACAAACCCCAATCTGGGAGGACCAG ATGGTGATGCAGATGGCAATGGGAGCAGTGCAG ATGTGAATGCAAACCCCAACAAGCGCCAGAGACAGCCCGCTCTGCTCGGAGATCATCCTCCAGAGTACG GAGGTGGTTACCATGGCTACGATGAGAGCTACGGGTCCCCTCCTTATGAGGGCCGCCGCATGGGCCCCCCAATGAGGGGCCGTGGAGGACGAAGCTATGGGACGGGCTATGGGCCTCCTCCCCCGCCTCCAGGCGAGTACGGCGCCCACGCCGACTCTCCAGTGGTCATGGCTTATGGGCTTGACACGGCTAAGATGAATGCAGACCGGGTCTTCAATATCTTCTGTCTCTATGGAAACGTAGAGCGG GTGAAGTTCATGAAGAGCAAACCTGGAGCTGCCATGGTGGAGATGGGAGACTGCTACGCTGTGGACCGTGCCATCACACACCTCAACAACAACTTCCTGTTTGGACAGAAACTCAACGTGTG CGTGTCCAAGCAACAAGCCATCGTTCCCGGTCAGTGCTACGAGCTGGAGGATGGCACCAGCAGCTTCAAGGATTTCCACGGCTCCCGGAACAACCGGTTCGCCTCCCCGGAGCAGGCGGCCAAAAACCGAATCCAGCACCCGAGCAACGTGTTGCATTTCTTCAACGCCCAGCCAGATGTCACCCCAGAGATCTTCTCTCAG atttgtgaggagctcggagttaAGAGTCCAATTAACGTCAAAATGTTCACGGGAAAAA GTGGCGCAGCTCCCAGTGACCGCAGTGCTTCCGGTCTCTTAGAATGGGAGTCTATCAACGATGCCATGGAAGCTCTGGCGCTGATGAACCACTACCAAATGAAAAATCCAGGTGTGGGGGGGCAGGCGAGCAAAGGGTCAACAAAGG GTGGTCCTTACCCCTACACGTTAAAGCTGTGCTTTTCCACCGTCCAGCACGCCAACTGA
- the LOC124883867 gene encoding heterogeneous nuclear ribonucleoprotein L-like isoform X4, with product MATATSRYYSEDGRATKRQKTDGMATGYEDPHKTLPSVVVHVRGLMDGVTEADLVEALQEFGAISYVVVMPNKRQALVEYEDMNGSSTAVTYAADNQVYIAGHPAFINYSTSKKISRPGDSDDSRSVNNVLLFTIMNPIYPITTDVLFTICNNCGPVQRIVIFRKNGVQAMVEFDSVQSAQRAKASLNGADIYSGCCTLKIEYAKPTRLNVFKNDQDTWDYTNPNLGGPDGDADGNGSSAEDVNANPNKRQRQPALLGDHPPEYGGGYHGYDESYGSPPYEGRRMGPPMRGRGGRSYGTGYGPPPPPPGEYGAHADSPVVMAYGLDTAKMNADRVFNIFCLYGNVERVKFMKSKPGAAMVEMGDCYAVDRAITHLNNNFLFGQKLNVCVSKQQAIVPGQCYELEDGTSSFKDFHGSRNNRFASPEQAAKNRIQHPSNVLHFFNAQPDVTPEIFSQICEELGVKSPINVKMFTGKSGAAPSDRSASGLLEWESINDAMEALALMNHYQMKNPGGPYPYTLKLCFSTVQHAN from the exons ATGGCTACTGCAACGAGCCGTTACTACAGCGAAGACGGCAGGGCAACAAAACGACAGAAAACCGACGGAATGGCCACG GGATACGAAGACCCACACAAGACGCTTCCTTCAGTGGTGGTACACGTCCGGGGGCTGATGGACGGAGTCACCGAGGCTGACCTTGTCGAGGCCTTACAGGAATTTGGAGCCATCAG TTATGTGGTTGTAATGCCAAACAAGCGCCAGGCTCTGGTGGAGTATGAGGACATGAATGGATCATCTACAGCCGTCACCTACGCTGCAGACAACCAGGTTTACATCGCTGGACACCCAGCCTTCATCAACTATTCTACCAGCAAGAAGATTTCTAGACCGGGAGACTCGGACGACTCGAGGAGCGTGAACAACGTTCTACTCTTCACCATCATGAACCCCATCTACCCCATCACCACG GACGTCCTCTTCACCATCTGCAACAACTGTGGACCCGTCCAGAGAATTGTCATCTTCAGGAAGAACGGCGTCCAGGCCATGGTTGA ATTTGACTCTGTGCAGAGTGCACAGCGGGCCAAGGCGTCCCTCAACGGAGCAGACATTTACTCTGGCTGCTGCACTCTGAAGATCGAGTATGCAAAG CCCACCCGCCTGAATGTGTTCAAGAATGACCAAGACACCTGGGACTACACAAACCCCAATCTGGGAGGACCAG ATGGTGATGCAGATGGCAATGGGAGCAGTGCAG AAGATGTGAATGCAAACCCCAACAAGCGCCAGAGACAGCCCGCTCTGCTCGGAGATCATCCTCCAGAGTACG GAGGTGGTTACCATGGCTACGATGAGAGCTACGGGTCCCCTCCTTATGAGGGCCGCCGCATGGGCCCCCCAATGAGGGGCCGTGGAGGACGAAGCTATGGGACGGGCTATGGGCCTCCTCCCCCGCCTCCAGGCGAGTACGGCGCCCACGCCGACTCTCCAGTGGTCATGGCTTATGGGCTTGACACGGCTAAGATGAATGCAGACCGGGTCTTCAATATCTTCTGTCTCTATGGAAACGTAGAGCGG GTGAAGTTCATGAAGAGCAAACCTGGAGCTGCCATGGTGGAGATGGGAGACTGCTACGCTGTGGACCGTGCCATCACACACCTCAACAACAACTTCCTGTTTGGACAGAAACTCAACGTGTG CGTGTCCAAGCAACAAGCCATCGTTCCCGGTCAGTGCTACGAGCTGGAGGATGGCACCAGCAGCTTCAAGGATTTCCACGGCTCCCGGAACAACCGGTTCGCCTCCCCGGAGCAGGCGGCCAAAAACCGAATCCAGCACCCGAGCAACGTGTTGCATTTCTTCAACGCCCAGCCAGATGTCACCCCAGAGATCTTCTCTCAG atttgtgaggagctcggagttaAGAGTCCAATTAACGTCAAAATGTTCACGGGAAAAA GTGGCGCAGCTCCCAGTGACCGCAGTGCTTCCGGTCTCTTAGAATGGGAGTCTATCAACGATGCCATGGAAGCTCTGGCGCTGATGAACCACTACCAAATGAAAAATCCAG GTGGTCCTTACCCCTACACGTTAAAGCTGTGCTTTTCCACCGTCCAGCACGCCAACTGA
- the LOC124883867 gene encoding heterogeneous nuclear ribonucleoprotein L-like isoform X1 yields MATATSRYYSEDGRATKRQKTDGMATGYEDPHKTLPSVVVHVRGLMDGVTEADLVEALQEFGAISYVVVMPNKRQALVEYEDMNGSSTAVTYAADNQVYIAGHPAFINYSTSKKISRPGDSDDSRSVNNVLLFTIMNPIYPITTDVLFTICNNCGPVQRIVIFRKNGVQAMVEFDSVQSAQRAKASLNGADIYSGCCTLKIEYAKPTRLNVFKNDQDTWDYTNPNLGGPDGDADGNGSSAEDVNANPNKRQRQPALLGDHPPEYGGGYHGYDESYGSPPYEGRRMGPPMRGRGGRSYGTGYGPPPPPPGEYGAHADSPVVMAYGLDTAKMNADRVFNIFCLYGNVERVKFMKSKPGAAMVEMGDCYAVDRAITHLNNNFLFGQKLNVCVSKQQAIVPGQCYELEDGTSSFKDFHGSRNNRFASPEQAAKNRIQHPSNVLHFFNAQPDVTPEIFSQICEELGVKSPINVKMFTGKSGAAPSDRSASGLLEWESINDAMEALALMNHYQMKNPGVGGQASKGSTKGGPYPYTLKLCFSTVQHAN; encoded by the exons ATGGCTACTGCAACGAGCCGTTACTACAGCGAAGACGGCAGGGCAACAAAACGACAGAAAACCGACGGAATGGCCACG GGATACGAAGACCCACACAAGACGCTTCCTTCAGTGGTGGTACACGTCCGGGGGCTGATGGACGGAGTCACCGAGGCTGACCTTGTCGAGGCCTTACAGGAATTTGGAGCCATCAG TTATGTGGTTGTAATGCCAAACAAGCGCCAGGCTCTGGTGGAGTATGAGGACATGAATGGATCATCTACAGCCGTCACCTACGCTGCAGACAACCAGGTTTACATCGCTGGACACCCAGCCTTCATCAACTATTCTACCAGCAAGAAGATTTCTAGACCGGGAGACTCGGACGACTCGAGGAGCGTGAACAACGTTCTACTCTTCACCATCATGAACCCCATCTACCCCATCACCACG GACGTCCTCTTCACCATCTGCAACAACTGTGGACCCGTCCAGAGAATTGTCATCTTCAGGAAGAACGGCGTCCAGGCCATGGTTGA ATTTGACTCTGTGCAGAGTGCACAGCGGGCCAAGGCGTCCCTCAACGGAGCAGACATTTACTCTGGCTGCTGCACTCTGAAGATCGAGTATGCAAAG CCCACCCGCCTGAATGTGTTCAAGAATGACCAAGACACCTGGGACTACACAAACCCCAATCTGGGAGGACCAG ATGGTGATGCAGATGGCAATGGGAGCAGTGCAG AAGATGTGAATGCAAACCCCAACAAGCGCCAGAGACAGCCCGCTCTGCTCGGAGATCATCCTCCAGAGTACG GAGGTGGTTACCATGGCTACGATGAGAGCTACGGGTCCCCTCCTTATGAGGGCCGCCGCATGGGCCCCCCAATGAGGGGCCGTGGAGGACGAAGCTATGGGACGGGCTATGGGCCTCCTCCCCCGCCTCCAGGCGAGTACGGCGCCCACGCCGACTCTCCAGTGGTCATGGCTTATGGGCTTGACACGGCTAAGATGAATGCAGACCGGGTCTTCAATATCTTCTGTCTCTATGGAAACGTAGAGCGG GTGAAGTTCATGAAGAGCAAACCTGGAGCTGCCATGGTGGAGATGGGAGACTGCTACGCTGTGGACCGTGCCATCACACACCTCAACAACAACTTCCTGTTTGGACAGAAACTCAACGTGTG CGTGTCCAAGCAACAAGCCATCGTTCCCGGTCAGTGCTACGAGCTGGAGGATGGCACCAGCAGCTTCAAGGATTTCCACGGCTCCCGGAACAACCGGTTCGCCTCCCCGGAGCAGGCGGCCAAAAACCGAATCCAGCACCCGAGCAACGTGTTGCATTTCTTCAACGCCCAGCCAGATGTCACCCCAGAGATCTTCTCTCAG atttgtgaggagctcggagttaAGAGTCCAATTAACGTCAAAATGTTCACGGGAAAAA GTGGCGCAGCTCCCAGTGACCGCAGTGCTTCCGGTCTCTTAGAATGGGAGTCTATCAACGATGCCATGGAAGCTCTGGCGCTGATGAACCACTACCAAATGAAAAATCCAGGTGTGGGGGGGCAGGCGAGCAAAGGGTCAACAAAGG GTGGTCCTTACCCCTACACGTTAAAGCTGTGCTTTTCCACCGTCCAGCACGCCAACTGA
- the LOC124883867 gene encoding heterogeneous nuclear ribonucleoprotein L-like isoform X7, with translation MATATSRYYSEDGRATKRQKTDGMATGYEDPHKTLPSVVVHVRGLMDGVTEADLVEALQEFGAISYVVVMPNKRQALVEYEDMNGSSTAVTYAADNQVYIAGHPAFINYSTSKKISRPGDSDDSRSVNNVLLFTIMNPIYPITTDVLFTICNNCGPVQRIVIFRKNGVQAMVEFDSVQSAQRAKASLNGADIYSGCCTLKIEYAKPTRLNVFKNDQDTWDYTNPNLGGPEDVNANPNKRQRQPALLGDHPPEYGGGYHGYDESYGSPPYEGRRMGPPMRGRGGRSYGTGYGPPPPPPGEYGAHADSPVVMAYGLDTAKMNADRVFNIFCLYGNVERVKFMKSKPGAAMVEMGDCYAVDRAITHLNNNFLFGQKLNVCVSKQQAIVPGQCYELEDGTSSFKDFHGSRNNRFASPEQAAKNRIQHPSNVLHFFNAQPDVTPEIFSQICEELGVKSPINVKMFTGKSGAAPSDRSASGLLEWESINDAMEALALMNHYQMKNPGGPYPYTLKLCFSTVQHAN, from the exons ATGGCTACTGCAACGAGCCGTTACTACAGCGAAGACGGCAGGGCAACAAAACGACAGAAAACCGACGGAATGGCCACG GGATACGAAGACCCACACAAGACGCTTCCTTCAGTGGTGGTACACGTCCGGGGGCTGATGGACGGAGTCACCGAGGCTGACCTTGTCGAGGCCTTACAGGAATTTGGAGCCATCAG TTATGTGGTTGTAATGCCAAACAAGCGCCAGGCTCTGGTGGAGTATGAGGACATGAATGGATCATCTACAGCCGTCACCTACGCTGCAGACAACCAGGTTTACATCGCTGGACACCCAGCCTTCATCAACTATTCTACCAGCAAGAAGATTTCTAGACCGGGAGACTCGGACGACTCGAGGAGCGTGAACAACGTTCTACTCTTCACCATCATGAACCCCATCTACCCCATCACCACG GACGTCCTCTTCACCATCTGCAACAACTGTGGACCCGTCCAGAGAATTGTCATCTTCAGGAAGAACGGCGTCCAGGCCATGGTTGA ATTTGACTCTGTGCAGAGTGCACAGCGGGCCAAGGCGTCCCTCAACGGAGCAGACATTTACTCTGGCTGCTGCACTCTGAAGATCGAGTATGCAAAG CCCACCCGCCTGAATGTGTTCAAGAATGACCAAGACACCTGGGACTACACAAACCCCAATCTGGGAGGACCAG AAGATGTGAATGCAAACCCCAACAAGCGCCAGAGACAGCCCGCTCTGCTCGGAGATCATCCTCCAGAGTACG GAGGTGGTTACCATGGCTACGATGAGAGCTACGGGTCCCCTCCTTATGAGGGCCGCCGCATGGGCCCCCCAATGAGGGGCCGTGGAGGACGAAGCTATGGGACGGGCTATGGGCCTCCTCCCCCGCCTCCAGGCGAGTACGGCGCCCACGCCGACTCTCCAGTGGTCATGGCTTATGGGCTTGACACGGCTAAGATGAATGCAGACCGGGTCTTCAATATCTTCTGTCTCTATGGAAACGTAGAGCGG GTGAAGTTCATGAAGAGCAAACCTGGAGCTGCCATGGTGGAGATGGGAGACTGCTACGCTGTGGACCGTGCCATCACACACCTCAACAACAACTTCCTGTTTGGACAGAAACTCAACGTGTG CGTGTCCAAGCAACAAGCCATCGTTCCCGGTCAGTGCTACGAGCTGGAGGATGGCACCAGCAGCTTCAAGGATTTCCACGGCTCCCGGAACAACCGGTTCGCCTCCCCGGAGCAGGCGGCCAAAAACCGAATCCAGCACCCGAGCAACGTGTTGCATTTCTTCAACGCCCAGCCAGATGTCACCCCAGAGATCTTCTCTCAG atttgtgaggagctcggagttaAGAGTCCAATTAACGTCAAAATGTTCACGGGAAAAA GTGGCGCAGCTCCCAGTGACCGCAGTGCTTCCGGTCTCTTAGAATGGGAGTCTATCAACGATGCCATGGAAGCTCTGGCGCTGATGAACCACTACCAAATGAAAAATCCAG GTGGTCCTTACCCCTACACGTTAAAGCTGTGCTTTTCCACCGTCCAGCACGCCAACTGA
- the LOC124883867 gene encoding heterogeneous nuclear ribonucleoprotein L-like isoform X3, which yields MATATSRYYSEDGRATKRQKTDGMATGYEDPHKTLPSVVVHVRGLMDGVTEADLVEALQEFGAISYVVVMPNKRQALVEYEDMNGSSTAVTYAADNQVYIAGHPAFINYSTSKKISRPGDSDDSRSVNNVLLFTIMNPIYPITTDVLFTICNNCGPVQRIVIFRKNGVQAMVEFDSVQSAQRAKASLNGADIYSGCCTLKIEYAKPTRLNVFKNDQDTWDYTNPNLGGPEDVNANPNKRQRQPALLGDHPPEYGGGYHGYDESYGSPPYEGRRMGPPMRGRGGRSYGTGYGPPPPPPGEYGAHADSPVVMAYGLDTAKMNADRVFNIFCLYGNVERVKFMKSKPGAAMVEMGDCYAVDRAITHLNNNFLFGQKLNVCVSKQQAIVPGQCYELEDGTSSFKDFHGSRNNRFASPEQAAKNRIQHPSNVLHFFNAQPDVTPEIFSQICEELGVKSPINVKMFTGKSGAAPSDRSASGLLEWESINDAMEALALMNHYQMKNPGVGGQASKGSTKGGPYPYTLKLCFSTVQHAN from the exons ATGGCTACTGCAACGAGCCGTTACTACAGCGAAGACGGCAGGGCAACAAAACGACAGAAAACCGACGGAATGGCCACG GGATACGAAGACCCACACAAGACGCTTCCTTCAGTGGTGGTACACGTCCGGGGGCTGATGGACGGAGTCACCGAGGCTGACCTTGTCGAGGCCTTACAGGAATTTGGAGCCATCAG TTATGTGGTTGTAATGCCAAACAAGCGCCAGGCTCTGGTGGAGTATGAGGACATGAATGGATCATCTACAGCCGTCACCTACGCTGCAGACAACCAGGTTTACATCGCTGGACACCCAGCCTTCATCAACTATTCTACCAGCAAGAAGATTTCTAGACCGGGAGACTCGGACGACTCGAGGAGCGTGAACAACGTTCTACTCTTCACCATCATGAACCCCATCTACCCCATCACCACG GACGTCCTCTTCACCATCTGCAACAACTGTGGACCCGTCCAGAGAATTGTCATCTTCAGGAAGAACGGCGTCCAGGCCATGGTTGA ATTTGACTCTGTGCAGAGTGCACAGCGGGCCAAGGCGTCCCTCAACGGAGCAGACATTTACTCTGGCTGCTGCACTCTGAAGATCGAGTATGCAAAG CCCACCCGCCTGAATGTGTTCAAGAATGACCAAGACACCTGGGACTACACAAACCCCAATCTGGGAGGACCAG AAGATGTGAATGCAAACCCCAACAAGCGCCAGAGACAGCCCGCTCTGCTCGGAGATCATCCTCCAGAGTACG GAGGTGGTTACCATGGCTACGATGAGAGCTACGGGTCCCCTCCTTATGAGGGCCGCCGCATGGGCCCCCCAATGAGGGGCCGTGGAGGACGAAGCTATGGGACGGGCTATGGGCCTCCTCCCCCGCCTCCAGGCGAGTACGGCGCCCACGCCGACTCTCCAGTGGTCATGGCTTATGGGCTTGACACGGCTAAGATGAATGCAGACCGGGTCTTCAATATCTTCTGTCTCTATGGAAACGTAGAGCGG GTGAAGTTCATGAAGAGCAAACCTGGAGCTGCCATGGTGGAGATGGGAGACTGCTACGCTGTGGACCGTGCCATCACACACCTCAACAACAACTTCCTGTTTGGACAGAAACTCAACGTGTG CGTGTCCAAGCAACAAGCCATCGTTCCCGGTCAGTGCTACGAGCTGGAGGATGGCACCAGCAGCTTCAAGGATTTCCACGGCTCCCGGAACAACCGGTTCGCCTCCCCGGAGCAGGCGGCCAAAAACCGAATCCAGCACCCGAGCAACGTGTTGCATTTCTTCAACGCCCAGCCAGATGTCACCCCAGAGATCTTCTCTCAG atttgtgaggagctcggagttaAGAGTCCAATTAACGTCAAAATGTTCACGGGAAAAA GTGGCGCAGCTCCCAGTGACCGCAGTGCTTCCGGTCTCTTAGAATGGGAGTCTATCAACGATGCCATGGAAGCTCTGGCGCTGATGAACCACTACCAAATGAAAAATCCAGGTGTGGGGGGGCAGGCGAGCAAAGGGTCAACAAAGG GTGGTCCTTACCCCTACACGTTAAAGCTGTGCTTTTCCACCGTCCAGCACGCCAACTGA
- the LOC124883867 gene encoding heterogeneous nuclear ribonucleoprotein L-like isoform X5: MATATSRYYSEDGRATKRQKTDGMATGYEDPHKTLPSVVVHVRGLMDGVTEADLVEALQEFGAISYVVVMPNKRQALVEYEDMNGSSTAVTYAADNQVYIAGHPAFINYSTSKKISRPGDSDDSRSVNNVLLFTIMNPIYPITTDVLFTICNNCGPVQRIVIFRKNGVQAMVEFDSVQSAQRAKASLNGADIYSGCCTLKIEYAKPTRLNVFKNDQDTWDYTNPNLGGPDVNANPNKRQRQPALLGDHPPEYGGGYHGYDESYGSPPYEGRRMGPPMRGRGGRSYGTGYGPPPPPPGEYGAHADSPVVMAYGLDTAKMNADRVFNIFCLYGNVERVKFMKSKPGAAMVEMGDCYAVDRAITHLNNNFLFGQKLNVCVSKQQAIVPGQCYELEDGTSSFKDFHGSRNNRFASPEQAAKNRIQHPSNVLHFFNAQPDVTPEIFSQICEELGVKSPINVKMFTGKSGAAPSDRSASGLLEWESINDAMEALALMNHYQMKNPGVGGQASKGSTKGGPYPYTLKLCFSTVQHAN; encoded by the exons ATGGCTACTGCAACGAGCCGTTACTACAGCGAAGACGGCAGGGCAACAAAACGACAGAAAACCGACGGAATGGCCACG GGATACGAAGACCCACACAAGACGCTTCCTTCAGTGGTGGTACACGTCCGGGGGCTGATGGACGGAGTCACCGAGGCTGACCTTGTCGAGGCCTTACAGGAATTTGGAGCCATCAG TTATGTGGTTGTAATGCCAAACAAGCGCCAGGCTCTGGTGGAGTATGAGGACATGAATGGATCATCTACAGCCGTCACCTACGCTGCAGACAACCAGGTTTACATCGCTGGACACCCAGCCTTCATCAACTATTCTACCAGCAAGAAGATTTCTAGACCGGGAGACTCGGACGACTCGAGGAGCGTGAACAACGTTCTACTCTTCACCATCATGAACCCCATCTACCCCATCACCACG GACGTCCTCTTCACCATCTGCAACAACTGTGGACCCGTCCAGAGAATTGTCATCTTCAGGAAGAACGGCGTCCAGGCCATGGTTGA ATTTGACTCTGTGCAGAGTGCACAGCGGGCCAAGGCGTCCCTCAACGGAGCAGACATTTACTCTGGCTGCTGCACTCTGAAGATCGAGTATGCAAAG CCCACCCGCCTGAATGTGTTCAAGAATGACCAAGACACCTGGGACTACACAAACCCCAATCTGGGAGGACCAG ATGTGAATGCAAACCCCAACAAGCGCCAGAGACAGCCCGCTCTGCTCGGAGATCATCCTCCAGAGTACG GAGGTGGTTACCATGGCTACGATGAGAGCTACGGGTCCCCTCCTTATGAGGGCCGCCGCATGGGCCCCCCAATGAGGGGCCGTGGAGGACGAAGCTATGGGACGGGCTATGGGCCTCCTCCCCCGCCTCCAGGCGAGTACGGCGCCCACGCCGACTCTCCAGTGGTCATGGCTTATGGGCTTGACACGGCTAAGATGAATGCAGACCGGGTCTTCAATATCTTCTGTCTCTATGGAAACGTAGAGCGG GTGAAGTTCATGAAGAGCAAACCTGGAGCTGCCATGGTGGAGATGGGAGACTGCTACGCTGTGGACCGTGCCATCACACACCTCAACAACAACTTCCTGTTTGGACAGAAACTCAACGTGTG CGTGTCCAAGCAACAAGCCATCGTTCCCGGTCAGTGCTACGAGCTGGAGGATGGCACCAGCAGCTTCAAGGATTTCCACGGCTCCCGGAACAACCGGTTCGCCTCCCCGGAGCAGGCGGCCAAAAACCGAATCCAGCACCCGAGCAACGTGTTGCATTTCTTCAACGCCCAGCCAGATGTCACCCCAGAGATCTTCTCTCAG atttgtgaggagctcggagttaAGAGTCCAATTAACGTCAAAATGTTCACGGGAAAAA GTGGCGCAGCTCCCAGTGACCGCAGTGCTTCCGGTCTCTTAGAATGGGAGTCTATCAACGATGCCATGGAAGCTCTGGCGCTGATGAACCACTACCAAATGAAAAATCCAGGTGTGGGGGGGCAGGCGAGCAAAGGGTCAACAAAGG GTGGTCCTTACCCCTACACGTTAAAGCTGTGCTTTTCCACCGTCCAGCACGCCAACTGA